A DNA window from Hordeum vulgare subsp. vulgare chromosome 1H, MorexV3_pseudomolecules_assembly, whole genome shotgun sequence contains the following coding sequences:
- the LOC123437342 gene encoding uncharacterized protein LOC123437342 isoform X1 → MRRPNDGGDPGGRSREDDPAESSRAFDDGGDEDPQQPTPTRASSGDSLWQWRSQGLSEVVLSWSVDQILNKDLLRDKVSKIPETFNSMEQYMTSFFGPLLEEVRDDMSSSMDDISGAPYAKMLSVNAMKKGKGLYEIKLDRWMGVSGSGTDGYRPKAADVLLISETRPANKSHILKQSKSCVIVWINKVQGNKMTVKASRWMETGADGDERQQMGVNKYEKSYTEDLDKSWEILDQEAMALKSRNSSLNEEIRKEPPKGRNTLEKCSDLKELNETGMSGNSSRRWSFYAMHLTNMVTYDRVWVVLRRGLTMDTKVIMNMLGKNNSLQAIRHCNYCSNKSHEEIKDDLCNFKLNVSQLDAIASCISASNCCHRSSVGLVWGPPGTGKTTTVAVTLHMLLMKKQRILACAPTNMAVLQVASRLIGLIEDLSLSHHYSFGDIILYGNKDRLHVGKELSKIYLDDRVKKLLRCFNREVGWKHCVDSVLKFLKHCTSRYKLSLDIQASSDECRPTFKKYFTSNFSSLAKELVACIDTFFDHLPADTLGKNFDKMMFVKKLVHKVQQLFCADDLSDDDLFTIFKPSDELPDPSIGHYDLTDDATEDLPDHDISLDDPSEINSMCIKTLMDLSKMRFPCEENESSIRDLCLKQAKLIFCTASGSFELFRLQGVMPISILVIDEAAQLKESESLVPLLLPGIEHVLLIGDENQLSSLVKSKIAKDADFGRSLYERLCTMGYTKHLLEVQYRMHPCINKFPNANFYDNRIMDGPSVKQKDYTKNYLSGSIYGAYSFIHIENDMEMLDDLGQSSKNMVEVAVAANIIERLAKECWEKRQRTSVGVISPYTAQVIAMQERIGRKFEKHEFLSVTVKSIDGFQGGEEDIILISTVRSNKDGKVGFLSDAGRINVALTRAKHCLWILGNGATLLASNSVWAELVNDSKKRGCFFDALKDKHLAETMRLAIKRNGRAIYAAGVSSWTLRARGGSTIAGNSLPIRQRQLPGSGGARSINNCYNWQPNGHDLRSNSCRPNRPIFVPSREDIHGTHFEQQHRTFYGGGNNNQSRSIPADQCWPNRHTPSYDRHGASEGFRGHGERHLGQHYHSRTDQEPLCSTSRTANGRFTPGSVRREESHNQTSIRGAGQQPSGGYCNRDFQRTAHLLRPASSQRRFGSYGNADPHQWSMNKEKQFGNHPRRAAHTYRGQAPHQGVSGRGRDVLSFHERATRGSRDEHANNSRMKEPHSWRQNSSSGAVPRDLPVPEQRGVKRDWRKAEASDSPHQDNTKIRLAVESADEPYCEAQDDSSGAASHRLAVPEQPEREGCKPESSYSPCEDNTQARPESSDQPYGKPQDASAGAAPHELPAPDQPEIKRDECEAEPPVSSRQDNTEASPESLDEAHCRSEDTCSGAATHQPPVPELGHMDIDSCEAEATVIPDINILLELPAPDQPEMKRDEREAGLPVSSHQDNTEASPRSLDEPHCRSEDTCSGASTPQPSVPELGRMDIDSREAEATVIPDINIPLESVEPDSWIDSEV, encoded by the exons ATGCGGCGACCTAACGACGGCGGCGACCCGGGCGGCCGGAGCCGCGAGGACGATCCCGCCGAGTCCTCCCGCGCCTTCGACGACGGCGGCGATGAAGACCCTCAGCAGCCCACGCCGACGCGGGCCTCCTCCGGCGACTCGCTGTggcagtggcggagccagggcctcTCCGAGGTGGTGCTCTCGTGGTCGGTGGACCAAATCCTCAACAAGGACCTACTCCGCGACAAG GTGTCCAAGATCCCAGAGACATTTAACAGCATGGAGCAGTACATGACATCGTTTTTTGGGCCACTTCTAGAGGAGGTCCGGGATGATATGTCTTCAAGCATGGACGACATCTCTGGAGCTCCATATGCAAAAATGCTATCAGTCAATGCAATGAAAAAGGGGAAAGGACTGTATGAGATCAAGCTCGACAGATGGATGGGGGTGTCTGGTTCTGGGACTGATGGATATAGGCCGAAAGCAGCAGATGTGCTACTTATTTCAGAAACAAGACCAGCAAATAAATCTCATATTCTCAAACAGTCCAAATCCTGTGTCATTGTATGGATTAATAAGGTCCAGGGCAATAAGATGACCGTCAAGGCATCACGATGGATGGAGACTGGGGCTGATGGAGATGAACGGCAGCAAATGGGTGTTAACAAGTATGAGAAGTCGTACACTGAAGATTTGGATAAGTCATGGGAGATACTGGATCAAGAAGCAATGGCTCTTAAATCCAGAAACTCAtctctcaatgaagaaatcagaaaagaaccACCAAAAGGTAGAAATACCCTTGAAAAGTGTAGTGATCTGAAGGAACTAAATGAAACAGGGATGTCTGGAAATTCATCAAGACGATGGTCGTTCTATGCTATGCACCTAACTAATATGGTAACATATGATCGTGTTTGGGTTGTGCTCCGAAGGGGGCTGACAATGGATACAAAAGTCATTATGAACATGCTGGGCAAAAACAATAGT CTGCAGGCTATTAGACATTGTAACTATTGCAGCAATAAATCACATGAGGAAATCAAGGATGATCTCTGCAATTTTAAGCTGAATGTCTCACAGCTTGATGCAATAGCAAGTTGTATTTCAGCAAGTAATTGTTGTCATAGATCTTCTGTGGGGCTAGTTTGGGGCCCGCCTGGCACAGGTAAAACTACAACAGTCGCAGTAACATTACACATGCTTCTGATGAAGAAACAGAGAATTCTTGCATGTGCGCCAACCAACATGGCTGTCTTGCAAGTAGCTTCTCGTCTTATTGGGTTGATTGAGGACTTATCTCTAAGCCATCATTACTCCTTTGGTGACATCATTTTATATGGCAACAAGGACCGTCTGCACGTTGGCAAGGAGTTGTCAAAAATATATTTGGATGATCGTGTCAAGAAGTTGCTGAGGTGCTTCAACCGAGAAGTTGGGTGGAAGCATTGCGTGGATTCTGTCCTAAAATTCCTAAAACATTGCACTTCTAGGTACAAACTGTCCCTAGATATACAAGCAAGCAGTGACGAATGCAGACCTACTTTTAAGAAGTATTTTACAAGTAACTTCAGCAGTTTAGCAAAAGAATTGGTAGCTTGTATTGATACATTCTTCGACCATCTTCCAGCGGATACCCTAGGCAAGAACTTTGACAAGATGATGTTTGTGAAAAAATTGGTACATAAAGTGCAGCAGTTATTCTGTGCAGATGATCTCTCCGATGATGATCTTTTTACAATCTTCAAGCCCTCTGATGAACTTCCTGACCCTTCTATTGGTCATTATGACCTGACAGATGATGCAACCGAGGATCTTCCTGACCATGACATCTCTCTAGATGACCCTTCGGAGATAAACTCTATGTGTATTAAAACCCTGATGGATCTTTCAAAAATGCGGTTTCCTTGTGAAGAGAATGAATCTTCAATCAGGGACTTGTGTTTGaagcaagcaaaactcatattttgCACTGCTTCTGGTTCATTTGAGTTGTTCAGGCTGCAAGGTGTGATGCCTATAAGCATCTTGGTTATTGACGAGGCAGCACAGCTAAAAGAATCCGAATCACTGGTTCCTCTCTTGCTTCCAGGAATAGAACATGTTTTACTAATTGGGGATGAAAACCAGCTATCATCATTGGTTAAGAGCAAG ATTGCTAAAGATGCTGACTTTGGACGAAGCCTCTACGAGAGATTGTGCACAATGGGTTACACCAAGCACTTGCTGGAAGTACAATATAGAATGCACCCTTGCATTAATAAATTTCCGAATGCCAACTTTTATGATAACCGAATTATGGATGGTCCCAGTGTCAAACAGAAAGATTATACCAAGAATTATCTCTCTGGAAGTATTTATGGTGCTTATTCATTCATTCATATTGAAAATGATATGGAAATGCTTGATGACCTTGGACAGAGTTCGAAAAATATGGTTGAGGTTGCTGTAGCAGCCAATATCATCGAAAGACTTGCGAAAG AATGCTGGGAGAAGAGGCAGAGAACCAGTGTTGGTGTAATATCTCCGTATACTGCCCAAGTGATTGCAATGCAAGAAAGAATTGGAAGAAAGTTTGAGAAACATGAGTTTCTGTCTGTTACAGTAAAATCTATCGATGGATTTCAaggtggtgaggaagacataataTTAATTTCAACAGTTAGGTCCAACAAAGATGGGAAAGTAGGTTTTCTCTCTGATGCTGGAAGAATTAATGTGGCTTTGACAAGAGCAAA GCACTGCCTTTGGATCCTTGGAAATGGAGCCACTTTGCTTGCAAGCAATTCAGTATGGGCAGAATTAGTCAATGATTCGAAAAAACGTGGATGTTTCTTTGATGCTCTCAAGGACAAGCATTTAGCAGAAACAATGAGGCTTGCAATCAAG AGAAATGGCCGCGCAATTTATGCAGCTGGAGTGTCATCATGGACATTAAGGGCAAGGGGTGGTTCAACCATAGCTGGCAACAGCCTACCGATAAGACAGAGGCAGCTTCCAGGTTCTGGCGGTGCACGGAGCATAAATAATTGTTATAATTGGCAACCAAACGGCCATGATTTGCGATCAAATTCTTGTCGACCAAACAGACCTATTTTCGTACCTTCTAGAGAGGACATTCACGGAACACACTTTGAGCAACAGCACAGAACCTTTTATGGCGGTGGCAACAATAATCAATCACGCAGTATCCCTGCCGATCAATGCTGGCCCAACAGGCACACACCTTCCTATGACAGACATGGTGCTTCGGAAGGGTTTAGAGGGCATGGTGAGCGGCATCTTGGGCAGCACTATCATAGCAGAACTGATCAAGAACCCTTGTGCAGTACTTCTCGAACAGCGAATGGTAGGTTTACTCCTGGATCAGTTCGAAGGGAAGAATCACACAACCAAACTAGTATTCGTGGTGCAGGACAACAACCTTCAGGAGGTTACTGCAACAGGGACTTTCAGAGGACTGCTCATCTGTTACGGCCAGCTTCTTCGCAAAGAAGGTTCGGTTCATATGGAAATGCTGATcctcaccagtggagcatgaacAAAGAGAAGCAGTTCGGTAATCATCCACGAAGAGCAGCACACACATACAGGGGACAAGCACCCCACCAGGGAGTTAGTGGTCGAGGTAGAGACGTGCTTTCATTTCATGAGAGAGCAACTAGGGGTAGCCGGGATGAGCATGCCAATAACAGTCGGATGAAAGAACCTCATTCTTGGAGGCAGAATAGCAGTTCGGGAGCCGTGCCTCGTGATTTACCAGTTCCTGAGCAACGGGGGGTGAAAAGAGACTGGCGCAAGGCAGAAGCGTCAGATTCACCTCACCAGGACAACACAAAAATAAGACTTGCTGTTGAGAGTGCAGACGAACCTTATTGTGAAGCGCAGGATGACAGCTCTGGAGCTGCATCCCACAGACTGGCAGTTCCCGAGCAGCCTGAACGAGAGGGATGTAAACCAGAATCATCATATTCACCGTGCGAGGACAACACACAAGCTAGGCCTGAAAGTTCAGATCAACCGTATGGTAAGCCGCAGGATGCCAGTGCTGGAGCCGCTCCCCACGAATTGCCTGCTCCTGATCAGCCTGAGATAAAACGAGATGAGTGTGAAGCAGAACCGCCAGTTTCATCCCGCCAGGACAACACAGAAGCAAGCCCTGAAAGTTTAGATGAAGCTCATTGTCGGTCAGAGGACACCTGTTCTGGAGCTGCTACCCACCAACCGCCAGTTCCTGAGCTGGGACACATGGATATAGACTCATGCGAAGCAGAAGCAACCGTTATACCTGACATTAACATACTACTCGAATTGCCTGCTCCTGATCAGCCTGAGATGAAACGAGATGAGCGTGAAGCAGGACTGCCAGTTTCATCCCACCAGGACAACACAGAAGCAAGCCCCAGAAGTTTAGATGAACCGCACTGTCGGTCGGAGGACACCTGTTCTGGAGCCAGTACCCCCCAACCGTCTGTGCCTGAGCTGGGACGCATGGACATAGACTCGCGCGAAGCAGAAGCAACCGTTATACCTGACATTAACATACCACTCGAGAGCGTAGAACCAGATAGCTGGATAGACTCTGAAGTTTGA
- the LOC123437342 gene encoding uncharacterized protein LOC123437342 isoform X2, whose product MRRPNDGGDPGGRSREDDPAESSRAFDDGGDEDPQQPTPTRASSGDSLWQWRSQGLSEVVLSWSVDQILNKDLLRDKVSKIPETFNSMEQYMTSFFGPLLEEVRDDMSSSMDDISGAPYAKMLSVNAMKKGKGLYEIKLDRWMGVSGSGTDGYRPKAADVLLISETRPANKSHILKQSKSCVIVWINKVQGNKMTVKASRWMETGADGDERQQMGVNKYEKSYTEDLDKSWEILDQEAMALKSRNSSLNEEIRKEPPKGRNTLEKCSDLKELNETGMSGNSSRRWSFYAMHLTNMVTYDRVWVVLRRGLTMDTKVIMNMLGKNNSAIRHCNYCSNKSHEEIKDDLCNFKLNVSQLDAIASCISASNCCHRSSVGLVWGPPGTGKTTTVAVTLHMLLMKKQRILACAPTNMAVLQVASRLIGLIEDLSLSHHYSFGDIILYGNKDRLHVGKELSKIYLDDRVKKLLRCFNREVGWKHCVDSVLKFLKHCTSRYKLSLDIQASSDECRPTFKKYFTSNFSSLAKELVACIDTFFDHLPADTLGKNFDKMMFVKKLVHKVQQLFCADDLSDDDLFTIFKPSDELPDPSIGHYDLTDDATEDLPDHDISLDDPSEINSMCIKTLMDLSKMRFPCEENESSIRDLCLKQAKLIFCTASGSFELFRLQGVMPISILVIDEAAQLKESESLVPLLLPGIEHVLLIGDENQLSSLVKSKIAKDADFGRSLYERLCTMGYTKHLLEVQYRMHPCINKFPNANFYDNRIMDGPSVKQKDYTKNYLSGSIYGAYSFIHIENDMEMLDDLGQSSKNMVEVAVAANIIERLAKECWEKRQRTSVGVISPYTAQVIAMQERIGRKFEKHEFLSVTVKSIDGFQGGEEDIILISTVRSNKDGKVGFLSDAGRINVALTRAKHCLWILGNGATLLASNSVWAELVNDSKKRGCFFDALKDKHLAETMRLAIKRNGRAIYAAGVSSWTLRARGGSTIAGNSLPIRQRQLPGSGGARSINNCYNWQPNGHDLRSNSCRPNRPIFVPSREDIHGTHFEQQHRTFYGGGNNNQSRSIPADQCWPNRHTPSYDRHGASEGFRGHGERHLGQHYHSRTDQEPLCSTSRTANGRFTPGSVRREESHNQTSIRGAGQQPSGGYCNRDFQRTAHLLRPASSQRRFGSYGNADPHQWSMNKEKQFGNHPRRAAHTYRGQAPHQGVSGRGRDVLSFHERATRGSRDEHANNSRMKEPHSWRQNSSSGAVPRDLPVPEQRGVKRDWRKAEASDSPHQDNTKIRLAVESADEPYCEAQDDSSGAASHRLAVPEQPEREGCKPESSYSPCEDNTQARPESSDQPYGKPQDASAGAAPHELPAPDQPEIKRDECEAEPPVSSRQDNTEASPESLDEAHCRSEDTCSGAATHQPPVPELGHMDIDSCEAEATVIPDINILLELPAPDQPEMKRDEREAGLPVSSHQDNTEASPRSLDEPHCRSEDTCSGASTPQPSVPELGRMDIDSREAEATVIPDINIPLESVEPDSWIDSEV is encoded by the exons ATGCGGCGACCTAACGACGGCGGCGACCCGGGCGGCCGGAGCCGCGAGGACGATCCCGCCGAGTCCTCCCGCGCCTTCGACGACGGCGGCGATGAAGACCCTCAGCAGCCCACGCCGACGCGGGCCTCCTCCGGCGACTCGCTGTggcagtggcggagccagggcctcTCCGAGGTGGTGCTCTCGTGGTCGGTGGACCAAATCCTCAACAAGGACCTACTCCGCGACAAG GTGTCCAAGATCCCAGAGACATTTAACAGCATGGAGCAGTACATGACATCGTTTTTTGGGCCACTTCTAGAGGAGGTCCGGGATGATATGTCTTCAAGCATGGACGACATCTCTGGAGCTCCATATGCAAAAATGCTATCAGTCAATGCAATGAAAAAGGGGAAAGGACTGTATGAGATCAAGCTCGACAGATGGATGGGGGTGTCTGGTTCTGGGACTGATGGATATAGGCCGAAAGCAGCAGATGTGCTACTTATTTCAGAAACAAGACCAGCAAATAAATCTCATATTCTCAAACAGTCCAAATCCTGTGTCATTGTATGGATTAATAAGGTCCAGGGCAATAAGATGACCGTCAAGGCATCACGATGGATGGAGACTGGGGCTGATGGAGATGAACGGCAGCAAATGGGTGTTAACAAGTATGAGAAGTCGTACACTGAAGATTTGGATAAGTCATGGGAGATACTGGATCAAGAAGCAATGGCTCTTAAATCCAGAAACTCAtctctcaatgaagaaatcagaaaagaaccACCAAAAGGTAGAAATACCCTTGAAAAGTGTAGTGATCTGAAGGAACTAAATGAAACAGGGATGTCTGGAAATTCATCAAGACGATGGTCGTTCTATGCTATGCACCTAACTAATATGGTAACATATGATCGTGTTTGGGTTGTGCTCCGAAGGGGGCTGACAATGGATACAAAAGTCATTATGAACATGCTGGGCAAAAACAATAGT GCTATTAGACATTGTAACTATTGCAGCAATAAATCACATGAGGAAATCAAGGATGATCTCTGCAATTTTAAGCTGAATGTCTCACAGCTTGATGCAATAGCAAGTTGTATTTCAGCAAGTAATTGTTGTCATAGATCTTCTGTGGGGCTAGTTTGGGGCCCGCCTGGCACAGGTAAAACTACAACAGTCGCAGTAACATTACACATGCTTCTGATGAAGAAACAGAGAATTCTTGCATGTGCGCCAACCAACATGGCTGTCTTGCAAGTAGCTTCTCGTCTTATTGGGTTGATTGAGGACTTATCTCTAAGCCATCATTACTCCTTTGGTGACATCATTTTATATGGCAACAAGGACCGTCTGCACGTTGGCAAGGAGTTGTCAAAAATATATTTGGATGATCGTGTCAAGAAGTTGCTGAGGTGCTTCAACCGAGAAGTTGGGTGGAAGCATTGCGTGGATTCTGTCCTAAAATTCCTAAAACATTGCACTTCTAGGTACAAACTGTCCCTAGATATACAAGCAAGCAGTGACGAATGCAGACCTACTTTTAAGAAGTATTTTACAAGTAACTTCAGCAGTTTAGCAAAAGAATTGGTAGCTTGTATTGATACATTCTTCGACCATCTTCCAGCGGATACCCTAGGCAAGAACTTTGACAAGATGATGTTTGTGAAAAAATTGGTACATAAAGTGCAGCAGTTATTCTGTGCAGATGATCTCTCCGATGATGATCTTTTTACAATCTTCAAGCCCTCTGATGAACTTCCTGACCCTTCTATTGGTCATTATGACCTGACAGATGATGCAACCGAGGATCTTCCTGACCATGACATCTCTCTAGATGACCCTTCGGAGATAAACTCTATGTGTATTAAAACCCTGATGGATCTTTCAAAAATGCGGTTTCCTTGTGAAGAGAATGAATCTTCAATCAGGGACTTGTGTTTGaagcaagcaaaactcatattttgCACTGCTTCTGGTTCATTTGAGTTGTTCAGGCTGCAAGGTGTGATGCCTATAAGCATCTTGGTTATTGACGAGGCAGCACAGCTAAAAGAATCCGAATCACTGGTTCCTCTCTTGCTTCCAGGAATAGAACATGTTTTACTAATTGGGGATGAAAACCAGCTATCATCATTGGTTAAGAGCAAG ATTGCTAAAGATGCTGACTTTGGACGAAGCCTCTACGAGAGATTGTGCACAATGGGTTACACCAAGCACTTGCTGGAAGTACAATATAGAATGCACCCTTGCATTAATAAATTTCCGAATGCCAACTTTTATGATAACCGAATTATGGATGGTCCCAGTGTCAAACAGAAAGATTATACCAAGAATTATCTCTCTGGAAGTATTTATGGTGCTTATTCATTCATTCATATTGAAAATGATATGGAAATGCTTGATGACCTTGGACAGAGTTCGAAAAATATGGTTGAGGTTGCTGTAGCAGCCAATATCATCGAAAGACTTGCGAAAG AATGCTGGGAGAAGAGGCAGAGAACCAGTGTTGGTGTAATATCTCCGTATACTGCCCAAGTGATTGCAATGCAAGAAAGAATTGGAAGAAAGTTTGAGAAACATGAGTTTCTGTCTGTTACAGTAAAATCTATCGATGGATTTCAaggtggtgaggaagacataataTTAATTTCAACAGTTAGGTCCAACAAAGATGGGAAAGTAGGTTTTCTCTCTGATGCTGGAAGAATTAATGTGGCTTTGACAAGAGCAAA GCACTGCCTTTGGATCCTTGGAAATGGAGCCACTTTGCTTGCAAGCAATTCAGTATGGGCAGAATTAGTCAATGATTCGAAAAAACGTGGATGTTTCTTTGATGCTCTCAAGGACAAGCATTTAGCAGAAACAATGAGGCTTGCAATCAAG AGAAATGGCCGCGCAATTTATGCAGCTGGAGTGTCATCATGGACATTAAGGGCAAGGGGTGGTTCAACCATAGCTGGCAACAGCCTACCGATAAGACAGAGGCAGCTTCCAGGTTCTGGCGGTGCACGGAGCATAAATAATTGTTATAATTGGCAACCAAACGGCCATGATTTGCGATCAAATTCTTGTCGACCAAACAGACCTATTTTCGTACCTTCTAGAGAGGACATTCACGGAACACACTTTGAGCAACAGCACAGAACCTTTTATGGCGGTGGCAACAATAATCAATCACGCAGTATCCCTGCCGATCAATGCTGGCCCAACAGGCACACACCTTCCTATGACAGACATGGTGCTTCGGAAGGGTTTAGAGGGCATGGTGAGCGGCATCTTGGGCAGCACTATCATAGCAGAACTGATCAAGAACCCTTGTGCAGTACTTCTCGAACAGCGAATGGTAGGTTTACTCCTGGATCAGTTCGAAGGGAAGAATCACACAACCAAACTAGTATTCGTGGTGCAGGACAACAACCTTCAGGAGGTTACTGCAACAGGGACTTTCAGAGGACTGCTCATCTGTTACGGCCAGCTTCTTCGCAAAGAAGGTTCGGTTCATATGGAAATGCTGATcctcaccagtggagcatgaacAAAGAGAAGCAGTTCGGTAATCATCCACGAAGAGCAGCACACACATACAGGGGACAAGCACCCCACCAGGGAGTTAGTGGTCGAGGTAGAGACGTGCTTTCATTTCATGAGAGAGCAACTAGGGGTAGCCGGGATGAGCATGCCAATAACAGTCGGATGAAAGAACCTCATTCTTGGAGGCAGAATAGCAGTTCGGGAGCCGTGCCTCGTGATTTACCAGTTCCTGAGCAACGGGGGGTGAAAAGAGACTGGCGCAAGGCAGAAGCGTCAGATTCACCTCACCAGGACAACACAAAAATAAGACTTGCTGTTGAGAGTGCAGACGAACCTTATTGTGAAGCGCAGGATGACAGCTCTGGAGCTGCATCCCACAGACTGGCAGTTCCCGAGCAGCCTGAACGAGAGGGATGTAAACCAGAATCATCATATTCACCGTGCGAGGACAACACACAAGCTAGGCCTGAAAGTTCAGATCAACCGTATGGTAAGCCGCAGGATGCCAGTGCTGGAGCCGCTCCCCACGAATTGCCTGCTCCTGATCAGCCTGAGATAAAACGAGATGAGTGTGAAGCAGAACCGCCAGTTTCATCCCGCCAGGACAACACAGAAGCAAGCCCTGAAAGTTTAGATGAAGCTCATTGTCGGTCAGAGGACACCTGTTCTGGAGCTGCTACCCACCAACCGCCAGTTCCTGAGCTGGGACACATGGATATAGACTCATGCGAAGCAGAAGCAACCGTTATACCTGACATTAACATACTACTCGAATTGCCTGCTCCTGATCAGCCTGAGATGAAACGAGATGAGCGTGAAGCAGGACTGCCAGTTTCATCCCACCAGGACAACACAGAAGCAAGCCCCAGAAGTTTAGATGAACCGCACTGTCGGTCGGAGGACACCTGTTCTGGAGCCAGTACCCCCCAACCGTCTGTGCCTGAGCTGGGACGCATGGACATAGACTCGCGCGAAGCAGAAGCAACCGTTATACCTGACATTAACATACCACTCGAGAGCGTAGAACCAGATAGCTGGATAGACTCTGAAGTTTGA